One Diospyros lotus cultivar Yz01 chromosome 1, ASM1463336v1, whole genome shotgun sequence genomic window carries:
- the LOC127813512 gene encoding uncharacterized protein LOC127813512 codes for MDGGPEAKLLYKLISYAASAALSCLVLFVGLRTLDPNRDASKKGLEQKKQIAKRLGRPLIQTNPYEDVIACDVINPDHIDVEFDSIGGLETIKQALYEMVILPLRRPELFAHGKLFSPQKGVLLYGPPGTGKTMLAKAIAKESGAVFINVRISNLMSKWFGDAQKLVAAVFSLAYKLQPAIIFIDEVDSFLGQRRTSDHETMTNMQTEFMALWDGFTTDQNARVMVLAATNRPSELDEAILRRFSQAFEIGMPDHQERVEILRVILKGERVEADIDFDHIADLCEGYSGSDLLDLCKKAAYFPIRELLDAEKKGKKSSLEPRPLSQFDLEKVIATSKQTRVSASEYKRLKYQSPGWSGNREAGDYNVQAAIGELSKLVVSQILNHQPDAEDPQEE; via the exons ATGGACGGCGGTCCAGAGGCGAAGCTCTTGTACAAGCTGATTTCGTACGCAGCGAGCGCGGCTCTGAGCTGCCTGGTCTTGTTCGTGGGGCTTCGAACGCTTGATCCCAACCGTGATGCCTCCAAGAAAGGGCTCGAACAGAAGAAGCAGATTGCGAAGCGTTTGGGCCGTCCTCTCATCCAAACCAATCCCTACGAG GATGTAATAGCATGTGATGTAATAAATCCTGACCACATTGATGTGGAATTCGATTCTATTGGAGGGTTGGAAACTATTAAACAAGCTTTATATGAAATGGTGATTCTTCCACTGCGGAGGCCTGAGCTATTTGCACATGGGAAGCTTTTCAGCCCCCAAAAAGGGGTATTGTTGTATGGACCACCTGGCACTGGAAAGACCATGCTTGCCAAAGCCATCGCGAAGGAATCTGGAGCTGTTTTTATTAATGTGAGAATATCAAATCTAATGAGCAAATGGTTTGGTGATGCTCAAAAGCTTG TGGCTGCTGTCTTCAGTTTGGCCTATAAACTCCAGCCTGCTATCATATTTATTGATGAGGTTGATAGTTTTTTGGGCCAGCGTCGCACATCAGACCATGAGACAATGACAAACATGCAGACTGAGTTCATGGCTTTATGGGATGGTTTCACCACAGACC AGAATGCTCGGGTGATGGTTCTTGCTGCAACAAACCGTCCATCAGAACTTGATGAAGCTATCCTTCGCCGTTTTTCTCAGGCCTTTGAGATTGGCATGCCTGACCACCAAGAGAGGGTGGAGATACTAAGAGTGATTTTGAAGGGCGAGAGGGTTGAAGCAGACATTGACTTTGACCATATAGCTGATTTGTGCGAAGGCTATTCTGGTTCTGATCTCCTTGATCTCTGTAAAAAAGCAGCCTATTTTCCCATTAGGGAGCTACTTGATGCtgagaagaaagggaagaagtcGTCACTT GAACCAAGGCCATTGTCACAGTTTGATCTTGAAAAAGTTATCGCCACCTCAAAACAGACGAGGGTTTCTGCAAGCGAATACAAAAGGCTAAAGTATCAATCGCCAGGATGGTCTGGGAATCGGGAGGCAGGTGATTATAACGTACAGGCAGCAATCGGTGAGCTTTCTAAGCTGGTGGTTTCCCAAATTTTGAACCATCAACCAGATGCTGAAGATCCGCAGGAAGAGTAG